A genomic region of Populus nigra chromosome 11, ddPopNigr1.1, whole genome shotgun sequence contains the following coding sequences:
- the LOC133668053 gene encoding uncharacterized protein LOC133668053 yields the protein MRSCCGFGSLQIFVIFFLSISLHLLSGLASDPANPKDTNKPASHSKSSVGIKVVIACLSVVAIIGFTMLLFKIWQKKKREEQHARLLKLFEDDDELEVELGIRD from the exons atgaggaGTTGTTGTGGGTTTGGATCTCTAcagatttttgttattttcttcttgtcAATTTCTCTGCATCTTCTTTCAG GTTTAGCGAGTGACCCGGCGAATCCTAAAGATACAAATAAACCTGCGAGTCATTCAAAAAGCTCAGTGGGAATTAAGGTGGTAATAGCCTGTCTCAGTGTCGTGGCGATCATTGGATTTACCATGTTATTGTTTAAGATTtggcaaaagaagaagagggaagAGCAGCATGCCCGTCTTCTAAAGCTTTTCGAAGATGATGATGAGCTTGAGGTTGAACTTGGCATCAGGGATTGA